The Ananas comosus cultivar F153 linkage group 2, ASM154086v1, whole genome shotgun sequence genome contains a region encoding:
- the LOC109706133 gene encoding NADP-dependent glyceraldehyde-3-phosphate dehydrogenase: MGALAPPFIGDSWLASPVYINPNPNPNPNRNSLRALSFASPLFARCSPASASNSNSASWASGERWAWARERRRGGGAFDEIVDGEVFKYYAEGEWRKSNSGKSVSIINPTTRKVQYKVQACTQEEVNKVMEAAKAAQKAWARTPLWKRAELLHKAAAILKEHRAPIAECLVKEIAKPAKDAVSEVVRSGDLVSYTAEEGVRVLGEGKLLLSDSFPGNERNKYCLASKIPLGVVLAIPPFNYPVNLAVSKIAPALIAGNALVLKPPTQGAVAALHMIHCFHLAGFPKGLISCVTGKGSEIGDFLTMHPGVNCISFTGGDTGIAISKKAGMIPLQMELGGKDACIVLEDADLDLVAANIVKGGFSYSGQRCTAVKVVLVMESVADALVEKVNAKLAKLKVGPPEEDSDITPVVTESSANFIEGLVTDAKEKGATFCQEYKREGNLIWPLLLDHVRPDMRIAWEEPFGPVLPVIRISSVEEGIHHCNASNFGLQGCVFTRDINKAIMIADAMETGTVQINSAPARGPDHFPFQGLKDSGIGSQGITNSINMMTKVKSTVINLPAPSYTMG, from the exons ATGGGAGCCCTCGCTCCGCCCTTTATCGGCGACTCGTGGCTCGCCTCGCCCGTATAtattaaccctaaccctaaccctaacccgaaCCGTAACTCGCTCCGCGCGTTGTCCTTCGCGTCTCCTCTCTTCGCTCGCTGCTCCCCTGCTTCGgcttcgaattcgaattcggcTTCGTGGGCGTCGGGTGAGAGGTGGGCGTGGGCGAGGgagcggaggagaggagggggagcGTTCGACGAGATCGTCGACGGGGAGGTGTTCAAGTACTACGCCGAGGGGGAGTGGAGGAAGTCGAATTCGGGGAAGTCGGTTTCCATCATTAATCCCACCACTCGGAAGGTCCAGTACAAAGTGCAAG CATGCACGCAGGAGGAGGTGAACAAGGTAATGGAGGCAGCGAAGGCGGCGCAGAAGGCGTGGGCGCGGACGCCGCTGTGGAAGCGGGCGGAGCTCCTCCACAAGGCCGCGGCCATCCTCAAGGAGCACCGCGCCCCCATCGCCGAATGCCTCGTCAAGGAGATCGCCAAGCCCGCCAAGGACGCCGTCTCTGAG GTGGTTAGGTCCGGTGATCTCGTATCGTACACTGCTGAGGAGGGTGTCCGGGTACTTGGAGAGGGCAAGCTGCTTCTTTCTGACAGCTTTCCTGGCAATGAACGCAACAAGTATTGCCTTGCTTCTAAG ATACCCCTTGGAGTTGTTTTGGCAATACCACCATTTAACTATCCTGTGAACTTGGCGGTCTCCAAGATTGCTCCTGCATTGATTGCTGGCAATGCTCTTGTGCTCAAACCCCCTACTCAG GGTGCAGTCGCTGCTCTTCATATGATACACTGCTTTCACCTGGCCGGTTTTCCAAAAGGCTTGATTAGCTGTGTCACGGGCAAGGGCTCAGAAATTGGAGATTTTCTCACAATGCATCCTGGGGTCAACTGTATAAG CTTTACTGGAGGCGATACTGGCATTGCCATTTCAAAGAAGGCTGGAATGATCCCCCTTCAAATGGAACTCGGGGGGAAGGATGCGTGCATAGTGCTAGAAGATGCTGATCTTGATTTAGTtgctgcaaatatagtaaaagGAGGTTTCTCTTACAG CGGCCAACGATGCACTGCTGTTAAGGTTGTCCTGGTGATGGAATCAGTAGCGGATGCTCTTGTGGAGAAAGTGAATGCCAAGCTGGCGAAACTCAAGGTGGGTCCGCCTGAGGAAGACTCTGATATAACCCCTGTGGTGACCGAGTCCTCGGCAAATTTCATTGAAGGCTTGGTTACGGATGCCAAAGAGAAAGGAGCAACATTCTGCCAAGAGTATAAGAGGGAAGGAAATCTCATCTGGCCGTTGCTTTTGGATCACGTCCGTCCCGATATGAGGATCGCTTGGGAGGAGCCCTTTGGTCCGGTCTTGCCAGTGATTAGGATTAGCTCAGTCGAGGAAGGTATCCACCATTGCAATGCCAGCAATTTTGGGCTCCAG GGATGCGTCTTCACGAGAGACATCAACAAAGCAATCATGATAGCCGATGCAATGGAGACAGGAACTGTTCAGATCAACTCAGCGCCGGCTCGCGGACCTGATCATTTCCCCTTCCAG GGTCTTAAGGACAGTGGCATCGGATCTCAGGGGATAACTAACAGTATTAACATGATGACGAAGGTCAAGAGCACCGTAATAAACCTCCCAGCCCCCTCTTACACTATGGGCTGA
- the LOC109706898 gene encoding uncharacterized protein LOC109706898, which produces MEGGPPPDPPPLKESSSPSHAQKDSELMPQSRSWAQVTSGVGKNIAHINANFITADQLSRIKAATTDRVVIDPIELQESINEWQFSLIGKFLTRPPPLHIIKNVLSTIWPTDGNLDIIDLPSGFFLFKFSSEQAMLSILSASPWTVRGLPLNLMRWRPNFNPMEEMISTALVWVHFHNLPIEYWKQPIFLQIASRVGRPLKLDDTTLTRARGQFARVCIKIDLSKPLCQGLWVGPLEREAYVLISYENLPVVCFCCGHVGHRPTDCPTKKLMIVKDPIRMSNSLSEGEPGEENSRQQDNEDDTFLFGPWIRVRRRSGRRGRSRRRSRSQQPKTISPTPTADRGVRDNPVQETRGFIVGRGEPATKDRSDHSRDMALNGKNHINERVRFNPLISSMITPAHRGDAATLNVDQGETNVNRPTSMKLAMGPMGSDRWKKSGLNNSNARDGLMTTEVSXNVNRPTSMKLAMGPMGSDRWKKSGLNNSNARDGVLAWTSGTQKIVHGGPSELVDQIKSVNYGVLESNDDQIAARGEAMSVDRHPHNGDQCMEEGNHGGLLQPASFFPSSSDPKRLDTSAGEGSSRPPSPTEMLAKKVSMALDALPPLAHRQPLRSSLARKLARLGSKKGIMEELDVGDLAQKSPELLKAKLKSASRRSTKRQPQKKDFEAASMADELDLESSVSL; this is translated from the exons ATGGAGGGAGGCCCTCCTCCCGACCCTCCACCTTTGAAGGAATCCTCGTCTCCGTCGCATGCTCAGAAGGATTCCGAATTGATGCCCCAATCTCGTTCGTGGGCACAAGTTACTTCAGGTGTGGGAAAGAACATTGCTCATATAAATGCTAACTTTATTACTGCTGATCAACTTTCTAGAATTAAGGCTGCAACTACAGATCGTGTAGTTATTGATCCAATAGAGCTCCAGGAGAGTATAAATGAATGGCAGTTCTCATTAATTGGTAAGTTTCTTACCAGACCTCCACCTTTACATATTATTAAGAATGTCCTAAGCACTATTTGGCCTACTGATGGGAACCTTGACATTATTGACCTGCCATCGGGTTTCTTCTTGTTCAAGTTCTCAAGCGAGCAAGCTATGCTATCAATCCTGTCAGCTAGCCCATGGACAGTGAGGGGTCTACCCCTTAATCTCATGCGATGGAGGCCAAATTTTAACCCAATGGAGGAGATGATCTCTACTGCTCTAGTATGGGTCCACTTCCACAATTTACCCATTGAGTACTGGAAGCAGCCTATTTTCTTGCAAATTGCTAGTCGGGTTGGTAGGCCACTCAAGTTAGATGATACGACGCTTACTAGGGCCCGGGGACAGTTCGCCCGAGTTTGCATTAAGATTGATCTCTCAAAACCACTATGTCAAGGATTATGGGTGGGTCCTCTTGAGAGGGAAGCTTATGTGCTTATTTCTTATGAGAATCTCCCTGTTGTCTGCTTTTGCTGTGGGCATGTGGGTCACCGACCCACGGATTGTCCCACAAAAAAGTTGATGATAGTGAAGGATCCAATTAGAATGAGTAATAGTTTAAGTGAAGGAGAGCCTGGTGAGGAGAATTCAAGGCAACAGGACAATGAGGATGATACATTTCTATTTGGCCCCTGGATTCGGGTGAGACGTCGCTCTGGGCGTCGTGGACGTAGCCGTCGTCGTTCAAGATCACAGCAGCCTAAGACAATAAGCCCGACTCCGACCGCCGACAGAGGTGTGCGTGATAACCCGGTTCAAGAAACTCGGGGGTTTATCGTGGGCCGGGGCGAACCGGCCACAAAAGACCGTTCTGACCACTCACGTGATATGGCTCTCAACGGGAAAAATCACATTAATGAGCGTGTCAGATTTAACCCATTAATATCCTCCATGATTACTCCTGCCCATAGAGGGGATGCTGCTACTTTAAATGTTGACCAAGGGGAGACCAATGTGAACAGGCCAACTAGCATGAAGTTAGCAATGGGCCCAATGGGTTCTGACAGATGGAAGAAAAGTGGCTTAAATAATTCAAATGCACGTGATGGA cTTATGACCACAGAGGTATCCGNCAATGTGAACAGGCCAACTAGCATGAAGTTAGCAATGGGCCCAATGGGTTCTGACAGATGGAAGAAAAGTGGCTTAAATAATTCAAATGCACGTGATGGAGTATTAGCTTGGACAAGTGGGACCCAAAAGATAGTGCATGGGGGCCCAAGTGAGTTGGTGGATCAAATTAAGTCTGTGAATTATGGTGTTCTTGAATCAAATGACGATCAGATCGCAGCACGTGGCGAGGCTATGTCCGTTGATCGGCATCCTCATAATGGGGATCAATGTATGGAAGAAGGTAACCATGGCGGGCTCTTGCAGCCAGCTAgcttttttccctcttcttctgaCCCCAAGCGCCTAGACACCTCTGCCGGCGAGGGGTCATCTAGACCTCCCTCCCCAACGGAGATGCTAGCTAAGAAGGTCTCTATGGCCCTTGACGCCCTTCCTCCTCTTGCTCATCGGCAGCCCCTTCGATCAAGTTTAGCTCGAAAACTGGCTAGGCTTGGCTCTAAAAAGGGTATTATGGAGGAGCTCGATGTGGGGGATCTTGCCCAAAAGTCGCCGGAGCTGCTAAAGGCCAAACTGAAAAGTGCATCTCGACGATCGACAAAACGACAACCCCAAAAGAAGGACTTCGAAGCGGCCTCAATGGCTGATGAGCTAGATCTGGAATCTTCTGTTTCCTTATGA